In the Bacillus sp. FJAT-42376 genome, ATTAATTTTTTCCCGAAAGAATTTACATTTGATAACTATAAGCAAATTTTCCTTGAGCAGAAGCTTTTCCCAAGATGGCTGTTCAACAGTTTATTTATAGCAGTCGCCGGCACGCTCCTGAACCTTCTGTTTAACAGTATGGCAGGCTACGCTTTGGCAAGGCTGAGCTTTCCCGGCAAGAAACCTCTGTTTATTATGATTTTGGCGATCCTTATGATTCCTGCCCAGGTTACCATGATCCCGAATTACCTGATTTTAAAAGAATTCGGATGGCTGAATACCTATCAGGGAATGATTGTGCCGGCCATGATCAATGTCACCTTTATTTTCATGATGCGCCAGTTCTTCATTAACTTCCCGAGAGAGCTCGAGGAAGCGGCGGAAATCGACGGATTAAATCGATTTGGCGTATTTTTCCGAATCGTTCTTCCATTGGCAAAACCTGCACTCGCTGCCCAGGCAATTTTTGTGTTCATGGGCTTCTGGAACGATTTTATGAGACCGCTCATTATTATGTCCGACCCCAATATGTTTACCCTGCCGCTCGGTTTGAACACGTTTAAAGGCCAGTATATTTCATATTGGAACTACATCATGGCAGCATCTATGGTCTTCACCCTGCCAGTGCTGCTTCTGTACGGATTTTTCAACCGGTACTTTATTAAAGGAATTTCGTTTACGGGTGGAAAGTAAGGGGACAGCACTGAACCCGGTGTTCTAGTCACGAAACCTCCGTCCCCCTTTAAGAGCGGCAAGCCGTTACGTGTTTTCAGCTCCTTCCCCCTCTGCGGTGAAGGAGCAGGGTTCAGAGCAAATGAAATGAAGCCGGTCAAAGGGAGCATCTCTTTGGCCGGCTTCATTTTGTTCTATTCTTTCAAGCTTTCTATTTTCTTAACGCCTGCAAGAAGGGCGCGGATGGTAAGCAGTGTGAAGCTTGTACAGCTGAACGTGTAAAAGATGTTCCATTTCTTCCATGTGAACAGCTTCGTTTTCTTCTCCATATACCATTGAATGATACTCATTGGCACACTCCACGTCAGGCTCTTTAACAAAATCCCGCCAATTCCGTCTTTATAGGATTGCCGAACCCATATGACGCTGAGAAGCGGAAAGAATAACAAATCAAATAGGATGTTCGTTTGAAAGATTTTTGGAAAAGGCCGGACGGGATACTCAATTCTTTTACGGCGAATATAAAACAGATCCAGAACCGTAGAAAGGGTTCCTTTTGCAAAAAAGACAATCAGCAGTTCTTTAAAATATCTGCTTTTAAAAACAAAAGGAATCACTGCGGTACACGCAGCAAATAGTCCTTTTAGAAGAATTTTTTCCATTCCTAACATCCTTTGCGGTCATATGTAATGGGGACTCCATAAAATCTTAAATTGACTCTCTCTGCCATAGTGTTTGTATTGTACGGGAACTTATTCATTGAGCAGAATAAAAGCAGGTATATAATCACAAAATTCAGAAAATAAAGCCTTTTTATTTGAAATAATTCTGTGTACTACATAAGGTTAAAAAGTAAATACAGACTGAGGGAGGAAAAAGATGAAGAATTTATTTAAAAAGAGTGTTTCCTTTTTCATTTGTTTCGCTTTTGTATTTGGTACTGCCTCACCACTTAGTGCCGATGCGGCCTTTGCATCGAACCACCAGCAATCGTCACAAGTCGCTGTAGGTGCTAAAGGCATGGTATCCACTGCTACTCCTCAAGCGTCTAAAATTGGTGCTGACGTTTTAAAAAGAGGAGGAAATGCCATTGACGCTGCTGTTGCCATTCAATTTGCCCTCAATACAACCGAACCGATGATGTCCGGAATCGGAGGAGGCGGATTCATGATGGTGTACGATGCGAAGACGAGGAAGACTTCTATTGTGGACAGCCGGGAACGTGCTCCAGCAGGGGCAAAGCCGGATATGTTCCTGGACAAGAACGGCAGCCCCATTCCATTTGCTGAAAGGCATACACACGGGAATGCGGTGGGAGTGCCGGGGACACTGAAAGGGTTAGAAGCAGCTTTGGACCGGTGGGGAACAAAATCAATGAAGAAGCTTATCTCTCCTTCTGTAAAGCTTGCTGAGAAAGGCTTTCCAATCGATTCTGTGTTAGCGAAAGCCATCAGCGATAATAAGGAAAAGCTTCAGAAAACGGCAGCTGGACGTGTATTTGTACCAAACGGCAGGCCGCTTAAAGAAGGTGAAATGCTTAAGCAGAAGGATTTGGCAAAAACATTTAAACTGATTCAGAAAAATGGATCAGCTGCTCTTTATAAAGGGAAAATAGCAAATGCCTTGTCGGATGAGGTTCAAAAGCGCGGAGGATCACTGGATGAAAAAGATTTAAAAAAATACAGCATCACGTGGGACAAGCCAATATGGGGTGAATACCAGGGCTATCAGATTGCCAGTATGCCGCCTCCAAGCTCAGGCGGGATTTTTCTCCTGCAAATGCTAGAAACGCTGGATGGATATAATCTGTCTCAATACCCTCAAAAATCTTGGCAAAAGTATCACCTGCTGGCAGAAGCGATGCATTTATCGTATGCAGACAGAGCCGTTTATGCAGGGGATCCTGAATTTGTGAAAGTCCCTGCCAAAGGCTTGCTTGATCCTCAATACATCTCAGAAAGGCAAAAGCTGATTTCTTTAGACAAAGTGAATGCCGCTCCAAAGGCGGGAGATCCCTGGAAATATGAAAAGGGACAGGCGAATTATGATGAACAGCCTAAGCAGGATAAAAAAGCTGTCGGACAGACCACCCACTTTACCGTAGCGGACCGGTGGGGCAATGTAGTTTCCTATACGACAACGATTGAACAGGTTTTCGGCTCAGGGATTATGGTGCCCGGGTATGGATTCATGCTGAATAATGAGCTGACGGATTTTGATGCAGTTCCGGGCGGTGCCAATGAAGTTCAGCCAAATAAGCGTCCACTGAGCAGCATGAGCCCGACCATCGTATTCAAGGATGGAGAGCCTGCGCTGTCTGTAGGTTCTCCTGGAGGTCCAACCATCATCACCTCTGTCCTTCAAACCATTATAAATAAACTGGAATATGGGATGGAGCTAAAGGCGGCAGTGGAGGAGCCGAGAATTTACACGAACAGTGTAACCTCCTACAGTCAGGAGAATGGAGTCCCTAAAGAGATCCTTGAAAAATTGAACGGCATGGGCCATAAATTCATTAAGCCTTCAGAAGAGATAGGAAATGTACAAAGCATAGAAATTAATGGACCTGAAGGAAGGTATAAAGGAGTGGCCGATTCGAGCAGGAATGGGGCTGCGATTGGAGTAAATTGACGGAGGCAGTTCTGTCAAAATCGCAATCTCAAAGCTGCCCTGGTTGATTGAAGGCGGATGGAGTTTACTAAAACCAGAATAATAGGCTAGTTACGGGGCGAGTTCGTAAATTACGGGCAGATTTGTGTCGACTACGGGCAATTGTTTGTCGATTACGGGCAATTGTTTGTCGA is a window encoding:
- a CDS encoding carbohydrate ABC transporter permease — translated: MKKFSPGKIFLYIILVLYAIVTLIPFLWALGSSFKTLGEIVSGSINFFPKEFTFDNYKQIFLEQKLFPRWLFNSLFIAVAGTLLNLLFNSMAGYALARLSFPGKKPLFIMILAILMIPAQVTMIPNYLILKEFGWLNTYQGMIVPAMINVTFIFMMRQFFINFPRELEEAAEIDGLNRFGVFFRIVLPLAKPALAAQAIFVFMGFWNDFMRPLIIMSDPNMFTLPLGLNTFKGQYISYWNYIMAASMVFTLPVLLLYGFFNRYFIKGISFTGGK
- a CDS encoding CBO0543 family protein, whose translation is MEKILLKGLFAACTAVIPFVFKSRYFKELLIVFFAKGTLSTVLDLFYIRRKRIEYPVRPFPKIFQTNILFDLLFFPLLSVIWVRQSYKDGIGGILLKSLTWSVPMSIIQWYMEKKTKLFTWKKWNIFYTFSCTSFTLLTIRALLAGVKKIESLKE